In Daucus carota subsp. sativus chromosome 4, DH1 v3.0, whole genome shotgun sequence, one DNA window encodes the following:
- the LOC108217988 gene encoding UDP-glycosyltransferase 89B2-like yields the protein MAISEAGAHILIFPYPAQGHMIPLLDLTHQLALRNLTITILVTPKNLHYLNPLLIKHPSIHPLVLPFPRTDSIPDGVENVRDLPSGGFLSMMTALFDLYHPMLNWFRKHPSPPVAIVSDIFLGWTNRLAAELNIPRYVFSPSGVLAMSIACNVWRDMPKRNDPTDENEVIKFSDIPNSPSHNRWKLSPMFRRHVEGDPQSEALKGFHMGNVVSRGFVFNSFTELERVYLDYMKKFLGHDQVWAVGPLLPSEEERVGRGGANQILAGEIKSWLDQFEDATVVYVCFGSQAVLTNKQMEMLALGLEKSGARFLWSSKEPTTGHMVGEYGMIPSGFEDRVAGRGLIVKGWAPQVAILSHPAVGAFLTHCGWNSVLEAIAAGVPMLTWPMGADQFANADLLDELEVGTRVCEGERRLPDPDNLARLITTSVSDEKEVRSGRAKVLSKAALGSTQKDGTSYRAVNNLVDHLSNPKQL from the coding sequence ATGGCAATCTCAGAAGCTGGAGCACATATTTTGATCTTCCCTTATCCGGCACAGGGGCATATGATTCCCCTCTTAGACCTCACTCACCAACTCGCTCTTCGCAACCTAACCATCACCATTCTTGTGACCCCCAAGAATCTCCACTATCTCAACCCACTGCTCATCAAACACCCCTCTATTCACCCCCTTGTTCTGCCTTTTCCACGTACTGATTCCATTCCTGATGGCGTCGAAAACGTCCGTGACCTCCCCAGCGGTGGCTTTCTATCGATGATGACAGCTTTATTTGATCTTTACCATCCCATGCTCAACTGGTTTAGGAAGCATCCCTCTCCGCCCGTTGCTATTGTGTCTGATATATTTCTTGGCTGGACCAACCGGCTCGCTGCAGAGTTGAACATTCCCCGCTATGTTTTTTCGCCATCCGGTGTTCTGGCTATGTCCATTGCTTGTAATGTATGGCGGGATATGCCCAAAAGAAATGATCCAACCGATGAGAATGAAGTGATCAAGTTTAGCGATATTCCAAATTCCCCATCTCACAACCGGTGGAAGCTATCGCCAATGTTTAGGAGGCATGTGGAAGGAGACCCTCAATCCGAGGCATTAAAAGGTTTCCATATGGGGAATGTAGTAAGTCGTGGATTCGTTTTTAACTCCTTCACGGAGTTAGAGCGAGTTTATTTAGACTACATGAAAAAGTTTTTAGGTCATGATCAGGTGTGGGCGGTTGGACCGTTGCTCCCTTCAGAAGAAGAACGAGTAGGGCGAGGTGGAGCTAATCAGATTTTGGCTGGTGAGATTAAATCATGGCTCGATCAATTTGAAGACGCCACGGTTGTGTATGTGTGTTTTGGGAGTCAAGCTGTGTTGACAAATAAGCAAATGGAAATGCTGGCATTAGGGTTGGAGAAGAGTGGTGCACGGTTTCTCTGGTCGTCCAAGGAACCTACTACAGGACACATGGTAGGCGAATATGGCATGATCCCGTCTGGATTCGAAGATCGTGTAGCTGGCAGGGGCCTTATTGTCAAAGGCTGGGCACCGCAGGTCGCTATATTGAGTCACCCAGCCGTGGGAGCTTTTCTAACTCATTGTGGCTGGAACTCCGTGCTCGAGGCAATTGCAGCGGGAGTGCCCATGCTGACTTGGCCAATGGGGGCTGATCAGTTTGCTAATGCTGACTTGTTAGACGAGCTTGAGGTGGGAACCAGAGTCTGCGAGGGCGAAAGAAGACTTCCTGATCCAGACAACTTGGCTCGATTGATCACTACTTCGGTAAGTGATGAAAAAGAAGTTCGATCAGGAAGGGCAAAGGTATTGAGTAAAGCAGCACTCGGGAGTACACAGAAAGATGGAACTTCTTATAGAGCTGTGAATAATTTAGTTGATCACTTGTCTAATCCTAAACAACTTTAG
- the LOC108217388 gene encoding UDP-glycosyltransferase 89B2, which produces MIAALVGLYDPIVNWFRNHPSPPVAIISDMFFSWTNRLAGELKISRYVFSPSGILALSVVWTSWRDMPKRNDPKDENEVIKFSNIPNCPSYPWWKLSPLFRSYVQGKSQSELFRASSLENVASRGIIFNSFTELEKIYLDYLKKFLGHDRVWTVGPLLPSEEERVERGGSNEILAKEIKSWLDQFENQTVVYVCFGSQAVLTNKQMEMLALGLEKSGVRFLWSYKEPTKGHTVGEYGMIPSGFEDRVSGRGLIVKEWAPQVAILSHPALGAFLTHCGWNSVLESIAAGVPMLTWPMGVDQFTNANLLEELRVGTKVCEGEKTVPDSDELARLLASSVGDAKGVRIARAKVLSKAARDSTGNDGSSYRALDSIVDQLSKP; this is translated from the coding sequence ATGATAGCAGCTTTAGTTGGTCTCTATGATCCCATTGTTAACTGGTTTCGAAACCATCCCTCCCCGCCCGTGGCTATTATTTCTGATATGTTTTTTAGCTGGACCAATCGGCTCGCTGGAGAGTTGAAGATTTCACGCTATGTTTTTTCGCCTTCTGGGATATTAGCTTTGTCTGTTGTTTGGACTTCATGGCGGGATATGCCTAAGAGAAATGATCCAAAGGATGAGAATGAGGTGATCAAGTTTAGCAATATTCCAAATTGTCCATCTTATCCTTGGTGGAAGCTATCACCGTTGTTTAGGAGTTATGTGCAAGGGAAGTCACAATCCGAGCTTTTTAGAGCTTCGAGTCTAGAAAATGTTGCAAGTCGTGGAATCATTTTTAACTCATTTACGGAATTAGAGAAAATTTATTTGGACTATTTGAAAAAGTTTTTGGGTCATGATCGGGTCTGGACGGTTGGACCGCTGCTCCCTTCAGAAGAAGAGCGAGTAGAAAGAGGCGGGTCTAATGAAATTTTAGCTAAGGAGATCAAATCATGGCTTGATCAATTCGAAAATCAGACAGTTGTGTATGTCTGTTTTGGAAGTCAAGCTGTGTTGACAAATAAGCAAATGGAAATGCTAGCATTGGGATTGGAGAAGAGCGGTGTCCGGTTCCTTTGGTCTTACAAGGAACCTACCAAGGGACACACGGTAGGAGAATATGGCATGATTCCATCAGGCTTCGAAGATCGCGTATCTGGCAGGGGCCTTATTGTGAAAGAATGGGCTCCGCAGGTCGCGATATTGAGTCACCCTGCCCTGGGTGCTTTTTTAACTCATTGTGGGTGGAATTCGGTGCTGGAGTCCATTGCAGCGGGAGTGCCAATGTTGACATGGCCAATGGGGGTTGATCAGTTTACAAATGCTAATTTGTTGGAGGAGCTTAGGGTGGGAACTAAAGTGTGTGAGGGAGAAAAAACAGTTCCTGATTCGGACGAGTTGGCTCGACTGCTGGCCAGTTCGGTGGGTGATGCAAAAGGAGTTCGAATAGCAAGGGCCAAGGTGTTGAGTAAAGCAGCGCGAGATAGTACAGGAAACGATGGAAGTTCTTACAGGGCTCTTGATAGTATAGTGGATCAGTTGTCCAAACCCTAA
- the LOC108216912 gene encoding sesquiterpene synthase Cop-like gives MSVCLQASSSSHPPVKEGVPEIVRRSANYHPCVWGDHFLAYSGPDHAIPDHDTERKIQELKEEVKEMLLSAAPQPNQQLKLIDDLQRLGLAYHFEAEINLALHDMNGIFSELFANKSEDDLRMVALCFRLLRQQGYDVSSDVFKQFKDENKGTFKDCLSKDVEGLLSLYEAAHLRLHGEDILEEALAFTTSQLEQLKGQLKNPLAAQVTHALKIPIWRSVNRAEARRYISVYSEDDSHNEALLLFAKLDFNLLQKLHQGELANIYRWWEKFNFKEKLPFARDRWVECYFWGLGLYFEPQYALARTILTKVFSLMIVLDDIYDVYGTLEEVTLLTDAIDRLDISALDQLPDYMKYFYQILLDFYAEVEEDLSKEGLPLYRVQYAKDAMKQLTRSYQYEAECLDKGLVPTMDEYMHHGLVTAALTILGIHSFLGIRDMVTEKSLDWISHFPLLIRAGCLFCRLTDDMIELEAEKKTVDTASAVECYMKQHGVSKEHTFSEFRKQIVDAWIDINSECLRPTAVPMPLISTAFNMVRVTNLLYQDIDGFTTSETKTKEILTPVLVDSIPI, from the exons ATGTCTGTGTGTCTTCAGGCTTCATCAAGTTCTCATCCACCTGTAAAAGAGGGTGTGCCTGAGATTGTTCGTCGGTCTGCAAATTATCATCCCTGTGTCTGGGGAGACCATTTCCTTGCATACTCTGGTCCTGATCACGCG ATACCTGACCATGACACAGAGCGAAAAATTCAGGAACTGAAAGAAGAAGTGAAGGAGATGCTACTGTCAGCAGCTCCTCAACCCAACCAACAGCTTAAGTTGATTGATGATCTTCAACGACTTGGTCTCGCCTACCATTTTGAAGCAGAGATCAACCTGGCTTTACATGATATGAATGGTATCTTTTCTGAGCTCTTTGCTAATAAAAGTGAGGATGATCTTCGCATGGTAGCTCTTTGCTTCCGGTTACTTAGACAACAAGGGTATGATGTATCTTCTG ATGTGTTCAAACAATTCAAGGACGAGAACAAAGGGACATTCAAGGACTGCTTGAGCAAGGATGTGGAAGGACTGCTTAGTTTATATGAAGCTGCACACCTTAGGCTGCATGGAGAAGACATACTAGAAGAAGCATTGGCATTCACAACCTCTCAGCTTGAGCAACTCAAGGGTCAGTTGAAAAATCCCCTAGCAGCACAAGTGACTCATGCACTTAAGATACCCATTTGGAGGAGTGTAAACCGGGCTGAAGCAAGGCGCTACATCTCTGTTTACAGCGAAGATGATTCTCATAATGAAGCTCTGTTGTTATTTGCCAAACTAGACTTTAATCTCCTGCAGAAACTTCATCAGGGAGAACTAGCAAATATCTACAG GTGGTgggaaaaattcaattttaaggAAAAATTGCCTTTTGCAAGAGACAGATGGGTGGAGTGCTACTTTTGGGGGTTAGGATTGTATTTTGAGCCTCAGTATGCCCTTGCCCGCACAATATTAACAAAAGTATTTTCACTGATGATCGTTCTTGATGACATATACGACGTGTACGGTACACTTGAAGAAGTTACACTACTGACAGACGCAATTGACAG GTTGGACATCAGTGCCTTAGATCAGCTACCAGATTACATGAAGTACTTTTATCAAATTCTCTTAGATTTTTATGCTGAAGTCGAGGAAGACTTGAGCAAGGAGGGACTCCCATTATACCGTGTCCAGTATGCAAAAGATGCA ATGAAGCAATTAACTAGGTCATACCAGTATGAAGCTGAGTGTTTAGACAAAGGTTTAGTTCCAACAATGGATGAATATATGCACCATGGACTAGTCACTGCAGCTTTAACCATTCTTGGAATTCATTCCTTCTTGGGAATAAGGGACATGGTTACCGAGAAATCCCTTGATTGGATATCTCATTTTCCACTGCTTATCAGGGCTGGATGCTTATTTTGCAGACTCACTGACGATATGATTGAGCTCGAG GCCGAGAAGAAgacagtagacacagcttccgCCGTTGAGTGTTACATGAAACAACATGGTGTTTCAAAGGAACATACATTTTCTGAGTTTCGCAAACAAATTGTTGATGCATGGATAGATATAAATTCGGAGTGCCTCCGTCCAACTGCAGTCCCGATGCCTCTTATTAGCACCGCTTTCAATATGGTCCGTGTGACAAATCTTCTTTACCAGGATATTGATGGATTCACTACATCGGAGACTAAAACCAAAGAAATTCTCACCCCTGTCCTCGTTGATTCTATTCCAATTTAA